In the Oikeobacillus pervagus genome, CGTCAGTGACTTTAAAACCGGCTTTTGGTAAAGGGGATATCACGATCCATGCTGTGAAAGATCATTTTCAAATTATTGCCCCTCATGATGATACAATGGTACGTAATAAGGAACTACTTTATCAATATTTAATACAAAATAAACTGAAACAAAAATACTACATTATCCAACCAAGTTCTTCTTGTCAGACATTTGGAAAATCTCCTCACCATTATTATATGACGGTCCATCGAAATACACCTGAAACGAAATGGAACTACTTGTTCAAAACTAAGAAGAATCATCACAATGATCCCATCTCTCAAAAGGTCCTTCAACAAATGAATGAATTGGTCATTCAAGTAGCCACTAAACTTGGCAAAGCCTTTTCGAAATGTAATACGATCGTGATTGAAATAATTGTAGACTCAAATGATCACATTTGGATTTCTGACTCAATCCTCCACTTTCCCATTAGCAAATGGAGCCAATATCACACCTTATCAACTAATCAATCCCTTGCACCCTATATTCCAAAAACAGATCTATTGACAAAAGAAACAATGAAAGAATTTTTAAAAGAGTTTCATCAAATTATTATCAAACCTTGTGTTGGTCAACATGGGAAGGGAATTATAGAAATTACGAGAAAAGATCAAAGAAATTATGAGATTCATTTCGAAAGAAGAAAATTTTCGAACCCAAGCTTTGAAGCAACTTATCATTATATTAAAGAAACCTATCTATCTCAAAAATATTATATTATTCAGCAAAAATTACACCTGACATCTATACAAGGCTGCCCCATAGACATAAGGGTTATCACCCAAAAAAATGAATCATCATGGGAGGTAACAGGTAAGCTTGTAAAAGTAGCGGCTAGAGGCTATTTTATTACAAATGCAGCACAAAAATTAATTCCATTGGCCGAAGCCCTCGCTACACATTCCATTTCACAAGCGGAAATCGAACAACTTGAATCGGAAATCAAGCATATAAGTCTTTTAGCTGCTACTCAACTAGAAGCTGGTAAACCGCATATCCAAATTATTGGTTTTGACATCGGTCTCACCGATCGAAAGAAAATTTGGATTATTGAAGGAAATTATATCCCGGATATCTCGATGTTCTTTCAACTGAAAGATAAAACCATCTATTGGAAAATCATTAAAGGCGCATAGATGATTTTCATGTTAATCTACCTTTTTCATTCCGTATTATGAACACAAACTTCAAAATTGTCGAATTTTTCTCTCTATTCCCTTCACTCCTTTTCGATAAGCATCCTGCATTCTGTTCATTATAAAAAAATATTAATTTTTATTGAGGTGTTTCTCTTGCATTGTTTAGGAAAATGGAACCAATATGAAATATTAAAGCGGCAACCCCTTCTCCTTAAACATCTCCCGGAAACGACTTTATATAGTCAAGAAAATTTAATTAATTTTCTTTATCGGCATTATTTTATCTATGTTAAACATGATACGTCTGGCCAAGGAAGGGGCATTTTTAAAGTATCCAAAAGGGATGATAGCCATTTTCATATCACCGGTTACTCCCTCTATGGGAAAGTGGTAGATAAAATAGTAGAAACAACAGAAGAATTCCATCAAATTTTACACCCTTTTATTCAATTTGGGAGATTAAGCGGACAATATATTATTCAGGAAGGGATCGAAAGTATTACGAAAGATAAATTACCTTTTAGCCTTCGAGTTCATATTCAATACTTGGATGGAAATTGGATCATTGGCGGAATTTATGGAAAAATCTCTACAACCAGCACAATCAAAAACGGGATTGTCAATTCACATCAAGGTGCTCAAATTATAACCATAGACAAATTATTATCACTACATCCCGCTATCAATCATATTCAAAAAGATGAAATACTGGATTCTTTAGGAAAAACGGCAAAATTAGTGGCTAAAGAGGTTGCTATGCATTCTCCTTGCAGAGAGTATGGAATGGATTTTGGTATTGATACCAGTGGTAAACCGATTTTCTTTGAAGTAAACACCACTCCAGGGATTAAAGGGTTCGCAAAAATAGAGAATAAGTCCTTATGGAAACGAATTGTTAATATACGAAAAAAGCAAAATGAGGATTCATCTCGTCGAACTTAATACATGTCAGGCAAAAGAGGAATCATCCTCATAACCCATTCGTTCATTGTAGATATTTCATACGATAATGATAGGAAGGAGGAACTTGTTTGCAACCCATATTAGTAAAAGAAATTCAAAAATTACTTCAGGGAAAATTAATTTGTGGATTAGAAACGTGGAAAGTGAGAGATGTCATCTATTATAATCGGCATGAGTTAAAGAAAAGACATACATTGATATTTGTAAATAGAAGCGACACCATCAACTGGCAGGAAATTAATAAAAAGGGACCAGTTCTTGTCCTATCTGACCAGCCCACCGAAGAGTTAAAAAAGGCATTATCGAACACAACGGTCATCCAAGTTGAAAATCTAGTCCAGGCCTATTGGAAATTTATTGAATACTACCGAGGTCTCTTTAAAATCCCTGTTACAACGATTACAGGGACATGTGGAAAAACAACGACAAAAGATATGATCAAACATATTTTAAGTAAGGACCGAAAAGTACAAGCCTCTGAAAGTAGCAAAAATGAGCCACGAAGATCTTTACCGTATTTAATAGGAATTGATCATCAAACAGAGGCAGCTGTATTTGAACATGGTTTGGGAAATATCGGGAATATTAAACATCAATGTTTAATTTATCAACCGACAATTGGAATCATCACAAATATTGGTGTTCATCATTTAGATGGTTGTAAAAACTTAAATGGATATATAAAAGCAAAAGCTGAAATCGTCGATGGAATCAAAAAAGACGGAACATTGATCTTAAATGCTGATGATGAACATACCAAGAAAATCTCTTTACATTCATTCCAAGGAAAAGTAATTTATTTCGGAGTGAACATGAAGGCCCATTTCCGCGCCTCCAATATTCAGTTTTCAAACAACGGGATGGATTTTCTCCTTCATTCCAATCGAAAAACATATCATGCATTTGTTCCTGGCTATGGTGAACACCAAGTTTATAACGCACTCGCTGCGATAGCTGCAGTAACTGAAATGGGATTGGATCCTACAGAAGCGATCCGTCGTCTTGCAACATTTCAAACGATGTCAAGACATTTAGAGTTTTCTAAAGGATTAGGTGGTAGTACGATCATCGACGATACTTGGACGAATAACCCTACAAGTGTTGAAGCTGCATTGAAAGTTCTTGATTTCATTGGAAAGGATAAAAACATCATACTCATCTTGGGAGATATTAATCGATTAGGCCAATATGAAAAAAAATATCATCGAGAAATTGGAAAAATGGTAGCAAAGAGAAAGATCCATACTCTCATCACCATTGGCAAGAAAGCGAAGGATATTGCCGATCAAGCAAAGCAAGACGGCACGACAGCGCAAGTTCATATTTTCGATGATGTTCATGGAGTGGGAAAACAACTAGAGCCTATTCTTGATGAAAATGCTATTTTACTTATAAAAGGTCCGATGTCAAGCCACTCTATGATCGAATTTGCTAATCATTTAAAATTAAAATAAAGTGAAACCTCATTCAGTGGGGATTTTCACCATCCCCCACTGAATGTAAGTGAACTTATCAGACCTTTAGGAGCAGTTCCCCTCCACCTATCTTCATTGTTTCCACATTATTTTGAGATGGAAGTTTTACTGCCCGTTAAGACGGGATAAAATTCGCGGGACCGGTCGACATATTATCATGGCCCTGTGTTTCATCTTACCTTGACTAAACCTACATGAGACGATGTGGCTAGTCATCTTAAAACTACTAGTTAAAGAACACGTTTTGCGGTTACGTAGTTTTTCTTAGCCCATGTCGAATTTAGACTTTCTTTTTCTACTTTTCCATTCGTAAATAAACTAATAAATTGGCTGTTTCCGAGATAAATACCTGTTTGAGTTATTTTTTTACCTTGATGATTCGTAGAGAAAAAAAGAAGATCTCCCTTTTTCAAATTCGACTTTTGAATGACTTGCCCTACTTTTGCTTGTTGACTTGCCATTTTAGATTGTAAATGAATTCCATGATTTTGATACACATAATATGTAAATCCAGCACTTGTGAACGTTAAAGCCTTCTCATTATATGTATATCCAAACTTCGCCTTTCCAATTAAATTTGAAGCAAAGTTCACGATTTGATCCGCTTTATTCGTATTCAATACTGGCTTTTTAGCCGGTATTTCCTTTTTTGAGATCACTCGCTTTGCAGTAATATAATGCTGATCATAATAATCTACCAAAAGAACTCTTGTGTTAATTCCATTTGAATTAGGAATAATCAATCGTTGTTCCCCTGCATAAATAGCTACAATAGAAGGGATTTTAGAACCTTTTTCACTATTGAAGAAAACTAGATCTCCCTTTTTTAACTGACTCCGTGAAACGGTTGTCCCCAATTTCATTTGCTCTTTAATATTGGTCGTGCCTAATTGAACTCCATTTGTTTTATAAATATAGTTTACAAAACCTGGACCTGTAAATTTTTTGGATGATTCGTTATTTACGGTCCCCATTGTTACCTTGTCCTTCAAATTATACGAATCTTCAATAATCTGATCTTCTAATGTTGCTGGATTGGAAGGAAGCAAGCTTGGTAATACTCTTCTAGCTGTAAGATAGTTTTCTTTATAATATGGTTTACTATTCATATCCGTAATGACAATTTTTTGTTTTGGATCCGCCATTTGGATTACTTTATTGTCGCCAATATACATGGCGACATGATCGGAAGGTTCATTATCAGACTTATTACTATCAAAGAAAACAAGATCCCCTTTTTGCAATTGATTTCTTGGAACATAAGTCCCCTGCTTCATCATATAATTTTCGTTATAGGTAGCTAAATCGACTCCGCTTTTTTCAAATATATACATAATAAATGTGGCACATGAAAATTTGTAAGGGTAAGTGGGCTTGTACTCTTTCGTACTATATTCTGCCTTACCGATTAAACTTTTCCCTAATTGAATTAATTCATCGGCTTTTGCTTCTACAGCAGATTGATTATTCTGATGAACCGTTTGTGCCGATGCCTTCTGTACAGGTTGTAAAGAAGGAGAGACACCTAAACCTAGGGCAACTGCTAATGTAGTTGTAATGATTTTCTTCTTCATAGGTTTCCTCCTAATGTTCTTTTGTTTACGCAATTGATTCTAACATAGAAGATGAATTGGCTATTGCGGGAAATTTCACCAGCGTTTTGGAGAAAACATGGAAGCCCTTGATCTTATAGGCTTATTGGAGCCTATTTACAGTTTAGTTACAAAGGTTACATAGGGATTTTTTTCATAAAAGAGTCCAATTTTCCCAATAGGAGGAAATCTATATTTACCTATTTTTTCCACTCTAATAAAATAAAAAAAATAGGCTTGATCGCCTAATCATATCCTAATTAAGTGGATTGTAGAGTCAAAATATAATGGAACGTTTCAGGTGCTAAACTCTTTAATTCGTTTCTTGCTGTCTCATCAACATAATACATGGCAAAGACTTCAGCAAAATATTCCTCTGGGTATTTGTGAAAATAGGAATCATGGGGGAAAATTTTATGAACTTCCTTTTTCCATATCGTCAAAAACTTCAAATCCCAATACGGATCATTGTAAATATAACGATCAATGGAATGGGCTAATTCATGTAACTCTAAATTGATCGAACCATGCCCTTTTCCTCTTTCACTCGACCCAATCTTTACTAACACTAATTTCGATCCCCCTATCCCAGGCACTTGGTCCCAGGTCGTTTGTTTATTATGATATCCCCTAGGTGTTTGCCCTTTTAAATCAGAGACGGTCGGGTGATCCGTTAATTTTCCCGTGAATAATTGAATCTTAATACCAGATCTATCCACTTTTTTTAGTAAGGATGGGGGCAATTGATCGATTCTAGAAATGATGTGCATGGCTTCTTTTACATCATAATGATCCAATGGTAATAAAACCATTCTACCAAGGATTTGATCTGAACGTAGTTTAATAGAATGATGATGGGATGTATCTTTTAAGAGGATTCCTTGGTCTAAAGCATTCGTTGACTGCCAATATGGAGTTGTAAGCAATACTAAAATGAGTACAATGATCATGATGCACCGCATACCACTTTCCTCCCTATTTTCCCATTATAACATAGGAAAATAAGGTTCTAGTTTGATATATTACTGGAAAAACGAAGCACCCAATGACTTATACCTAGCATTTACGATGATGATTGTTCCCTCTTCTTTCGTATCCATAGAAGCTTTTTTGAAAAAACCTCTATGTACGCTGGTTATTTAGATTTTCGGAAGAAATGAATAATGAATGTAATGACAAATGAGAAGATAATAAAACTAAAAAAGTACGTATGTTCAATTTCAATATGAAAGACACTTAATAACATTTTCACAGATATAAAGGCAATAATGATATATGCTGTTGTTTCAAGTTCTGGGATCCGATCAATCAAGCGAAGAAATAGTCCAGCTACTCCGCGCATCATGAGCACACCGAGCATTCCCCCAATCAATAATACCCAAATTTCTTCACTGACCCCGAATGCTGCCAAAATACTGTCGACGGAAAAGGCAACGTCCATTAGTTCAACGGCTACAACTGTTCCCCAAAAAGGACCAAACAACCGTATGAGAATCCCTTGTTGATTCACACCTTTTATTTCTTGATCTACTTCGGCCCCTTTTCTCTTTTCCATAAAATAATGGATGGATAACCAAGCTAAATAAGCTGCACCGATTACTTTCACCCACCATATTTTGATTAAATAAACTCCTAATCCTATGGCAATAAACCGAAATGCATAGGCTCCGATTAAGCCATAAAAAAGTGCCTTTCGTCTGTGAGTTCCCGGAAGATGTCTCACCATGACAGCAAGTACTAGGGCATTATCAGCTGAAAGTAACCCCTCCAGTATGACAAGAGTTCCGATACTCCCCCAACTAACAGGGTCTGTCAAAACTTTTGCCCACATATTCCAATCAAAAAATTGCGCATAAGTATGTAAAATTCCTTGAAATCCATCTATCATGAAATGTCCTCCTGGTTGTAAATAGTTGTTCGTTATTTATCGTTTTCATTTACTTTTTAATGAAGTATTTTTTATAGTTCGATAAATCCAAAATGGAATTTAGAAGTCTTCCGAGCCATTCTTTCAAAACCGAATCGCTCAAATTGCTCCGATCGAAAATGTTCTTTTATTACAATCCGATGTTTTGCCACCCTTTTTGCTTCCTTGATGACTGATTCGGTTAACTCTGTATAAATCGCCCAATCTCTTAATCGGGCGATCCCATCTGATTGTAAAATCGCCTGATCAAACATCGGATCAAAATAAACGCAATCAAAAGAACAGTCATTTAAAGATCGTAAATAATCCTCAAAGTAAGAATGAATGACGGTAATATTTTTCATCGCCATATTCATTTCACACATTGAAGAATTCCAACTGGATAAACCTCTACGAACAAGATAGGCTAAGTATGGATTTCCTTCAATCCCCACTACTTTTCCCGACGATCCTACTATGTAACTTGCTACAATACTATCGGAAGCAAGTCCTAATGTGCAGTCTAATAAAGACATTCCATGCTTTAGTTGTGTCGCCTTTAAAAATGGATCATGTTCCCCTTGTAACAATCGTTTGATCCGAAAAGAAGCGGAATTAGGGTGAAAAAAGAAAGGTTTGTCTTTCTTACAAAAATATAGTTCTATTCTTTCCTTTCCTACCACCATACAATCATCAACATTGATTTGTTGCAGCTCATGTAGAGAACTTTTCTTTCTTTTGACATATGGGATATTGAGTTCATTTGCTATCCTTTTCGTTTCTTTTATCATCATTTCATCTGTTCGTCCAGCTGTCGTAATAAACATTTTTCCCCCTAAAGCGTAAAAATATGAATAGGTTTGATTGTTTGAGCCAAAAAAAGGATGTCAAAATCGACACCCCTCCTACTACCTATTTGCAGAATTCCCCAAAAGCATTCGTTAAATTGATCATGATATCCTCCATTTGTTGACCTTCTATTTGATCTCTAGGGATGAAATG is a window encoding:
- a CDS encoding YheC/YheD family protein gives rise to the protein MNQYQILSSDPYICHHLVETNLFSKSSLFSCLQKYTSVTLKPAFGKGDITIHAVKDHFQIIAPHDDTMVRNKELLYQYLIQNKLKQKYYIIQPSSSCQTFGKSPHHYYMTVHRNTPETKWNYLFKTKKNHHNDPISQKVLQQMNELVIQVATKLGKAFSKCNTIVIEIIVDSNDHIWISDSILHFPISKWSQYHTLSTNQSLAPYIPKTDLLTKETMKEFLKEFHQIIIKPCVGQHGKGIIEITRKDQRNYEIHFERRKFSNPSFEATYHYIKETYLSQKYYIIQQKLHLTSIQGCPIDIRVITQKNESSWEVTGKLVKVAARGYFITNAAQKLIPLAEALATHSISQAEIEQLESEIKHISLLAATQLEAGKPHIQIIGFDIGLTDRKKIWIIEGNYIPDISMFFQLKDKTIYWKIIKGA
- a CDS encoding YheC/YheD family protein, with product MHCLGKWNQYEILKRQPLLLKHLPETTLYSQENLINFLYRHYFIYVKHDTSGQGRGIFKVSKRDDSHFHITGYSLYGKVVDKIVETTEEFHQILHPFIQFGRLSGQYIIQEGIESITKDKLPFSLRVHIQYLDGNWIIGGIYGKISTTSTIKNGIVNSHQGAQIITIDKLLSLHPAINHIQKDEILDSLGKTAKLVAKEVAMHSPCREYGMDFGIDTSGKPIFFEVNTTPGIKGFAKIENKSLWKRIVNIRKKQNEDSSRRT
- a CDS encoding UDP-N-acetylmuramoyl-tripeptide--D-alanyl-D-alanine ligase codes for the protein MQPILVKEIQKLLQGKLICGLETWKVRDVIYYNRHELKKRHTLIFVNRSDTINWQEINKKGPVLVLSDQPTEELKKALSNTTVIQVENLVQAYWKFIEYYRGLFKIPVTTITGTCGKTTTKDMIKHILSKDRKVQASESSKNEPRRSLPYLIGIDHQTEAAVFEHGLGNIGNIKHQCLIYQPTIGIITNIGVHHLDGCKNLNGYIKAKAEIVDGIKKDGTLILNADDEHTKKISLHSFQGKVIYFGVNMKAHFRASNIQFSNNGMDFLLHSNRKTYHAFVPGYGEHQVYNALAAIAAVTEMGLDPTEAIRRLATFQTMSRHLEFSKGLGGSTIIDDTWTNNPTSVEAALKVLDFIGKDKNIILILGDINRLGQYEKKYHREIGKMVAKRKIHTLITIGKKAKDIADQAKQDGTTAQVHIFDDVHGVGKQLEPILDENAILLIKGPMSSHSMIEFANHLKLK
- a CDS encoding C40 family peptidase, with product MKKKIITTTLAVALGLGVSPSLQPVQKASAQTVHQNNQSAVEAKADELIQLGKSLIGKAEYSTKEYKPTYPYKFSCATFIMYIFEKSGVDLATYNENYMMKQGTYVPRNQLQKGDLVFFDSNKSDNEPSDHVAMYIGDNKVIQMADPKQKIVITDMNSKPYYKENYLTARRVLPSLLPSNPATLEDQIIEDSYNLKDKVTMGTVNNESSKKFTGPGFVNYIYKTNGVQLGTTNIKEQMKLGTTVSRSQLKKGDLVFFNSEKGSKIPSIVAIYAGEQRLIIPNSNGINTRVLLVDYYDQHYITAKRVISKKEIPAKKPVLNTNKADQIVNFASNLIGKAKFGYTYNEKALTFTSAGFTYYVYQNHGIHLQSKMASQQAKVGQVIQKSNLKKGDLLFFSTNHQGKKITQTGIYLGNSQFISLFTNGKVEKESLNSTWAKKNYVTAKRVL
- a CDS encoding anthrax toxin lethal factor-related metalloendopeptidase, encoding MRCIMIIVLILVLLTTPYWQSTNALDQGILLKDTSHHHSIKLRSDQILGRMVLLPLDHYDVKEAMHIISRIDQLPPSLLKKVDRSGIKIQLFTGKLTDHPTVSDLKGQTPRGYHNKQTTWDQVPGIGGSKLVLVKIGSSERGKGHGSINLELHELAHSIDRYIYNDPYWDLKFLTIWKKEVHKIFPHDSYFHKYPEEYFAEVFAMYYVDETARNELKSLAPETFHYILTLQST
- a CDS encoding TerC family protein, translated to MIDGFQGILHTYAQFFDWNMWAKVLTDPVSWGSIGTLVILEGLLSADNALVLAVMVRHLPGTHRRKALFYGLIGAYAFRFIAIGLGVYLIKIWWVKVIGAAYLAWLSIHYFMEKRKGAEVDQEIKGVNQQGILIRLFGPFWGTVVAVELMDVAFSVDSILAAFGVSEEIWVLLIGGMLGVLMMRGVAGLFLRLIDRIPELETTAYIIIAFISVKMLLSVFHIEIEHTYFFSFIIFSFVITFIIHFFRKSK
- a CDS encoding class I SAM-dependent methyltransferase, which encodes MFITTAGRTDEMMIKETKRIANELNIPYVKRKKSSLHELQQINVDDCMVVGKERIELYFCKKDKPFFFHPNSASFRIKRLLQGEHDPFLKATQLKHGMSLLDCTLGLASDSIVASYIVGSSGKVVGIEGNPYLAYLVRRGLSSWNSSMCEMNMAMKNITVIHSYFEDYLRSLNDCSFDCVYFDPMFDQAILQSDGIARLRDWAIYTELTESVIKEAKRVAKHRIVIKEHFRSEQFERFGFERMARKTSKFHFGFIEL